One Brassica napus cultivar Da-Ae chromosome A5, Da-Ae, whole genome shotgun sequence DNA window includes the following coding sequences:
- the LOC106430838 gene encoding LOW QUALITY PROTEIN: alcohol dehydrogenase-like 3 (The sequence of the model RefSeq protein was modified relative to this genomic sequence to represent the inferred CDS: inserted 2 bases in 1 codon): MAETQGKVITCKAAVAWGPKEPLVIQEICVDPPQKMEVRVKILYSSICHTDLGAWTGVNEGERAFPRILGHEAVRIVESVGGVKDVKEGDYVIPTFNGECGECRVCTNGVSNLCERYKVDPMKRLMVNDGGTRFSTTTNKDGGSSQKQRVYHFLNTSTFTEYTVLDSACVVKIDPNAPLKQMSLLSCGVSTGVGAAWNTANVKEGTTTAVFGLGSVGLAAAEGARARGASRIIGVDANASKFEKGKLMGITDFVXPKDLTKPVHERIRELMSGGVDYSFECTGNVDVLREAFLSTQAVTPLQILALEINELICLLDKIKLVT; this comes from the exons ATGGCAGAGACTCAAGGAAAGGTCATCACTTGCAAAG CTGCTGTGGCATGGGGTCCAAAAGAGCCGCTTGTAATACAAGAAATATGCGTAGATCCTCCTCAGAAAATGGAAGTTCGTGTTAAAATCCTTTACTCCTCCATTTGTCACACCGATCTCGGAGCTTGGACCGGAGTG aatGAAGGTGAACGAGCATTTCCAAGGATTCTTGGCCATGAAGCTGTCCG GATAGTTGAAAGTGTAGGAGGAGTGAAAGATGTGAAAGAAGGAGACTATGTGATTCCCACTTTCAATGGAGAATGTGGTGAATGTAGAGTGTGTACGAATGGAGTAAGTAATCTCTGTGAGAGATATAAAGTGGATCCAATGAAAAGACTGATGGTTAACGATGGAGGGACGAGATTCTCAACCACCACAAACAAAGACGGTGGTTCGAGCCAGAAGCAACGCGTTTATCACTTCCTTAACACATCCACGTTCACTGAATACACCGTCTTGGACTCGGCTTGCGTCGTCAAGATCGATCCTAATGCTCCTCTCAAGCAAATGAGCCTCTTGAGCTGTGGGGTGTCCACTG GTGTGGGAGCAGCTTGGAACACTGCCAATGTGAAGGAAGGAACAACCACTGCTGTCTTTGGATTGGGTTCTGTTGGTCTCGCT GCTGCTGAAGGTGCAAGAGCAAGAGGAGCTTCTAGGATCATTGGTGTTGACGCTAATGCTTCCAAATTTGAGAAAG GTAAACTTATGGGTATAACAGACTTCGT CCCTAAAGACTTAACAAAGCCAGTACATGAG AGGATTCGAGAGCTAATGAGTGGAGGCGTGGACTATAGCTTCGAATGTACAGGAAACGTCGATGTTCTTCGCGAAGCCTTTTTATCCACTCAAGCAGTAACTCCCTTACAAATACTAGCGCTTGAGATCAACGAGTTAATTTGTTTActtgataaaattaaattagttaCTTAA